A single Thermoplasmata archaeon DNA region contains:
- a CDS encoding ferritin family protein produces MGEIEEMLEMAIRAEIDSEKIYLQVSQMAKNKLLKEKLEFLAKEEGKHKELLENIFHIKFQDRELEIPPSTKVPLPQIEIHKNEPLYDILIQAMDAEEKTAIFYQDLAKKLKDGEAASLMQYLSSVERSHYYLLESEKELLMQMEKYSGNYKYYSLNP; encoded by the coding sequence ATGGGCGAGATTGAAGAAATGTTAGAAATGGCGATCAGGGCAGAAATAGATTCCGAGAAAATATATCTGCAGGTATCGCAGATGGCTAAAAATAAGCTATTGAAAGAGAAACTGGAGTTCTTAGCAAAAGAGGAAGGTAAACATAAAGAGCTCTTAGAAAATATATTTCACATAAAGTTTCAGGATAGAGAGCTGGAAATTCCACCTAGCACGAAGGTACCATTACCACAGATAGAGATACACAAAAATGAGCCATTATATGATATATTAATACAGGCTATGGATGCGGAAGAAAAAACTGCAATATTCTACCAGGATCTGGCTAAAAAACTAAAAGATGGCGAAGCTGCAAGCTTAATGCAATATTTAAGCTCTGTTGAAAGGTCACATTACTATTTGTTAGAAAGCGAGAAAGAGCTATTGATGCAGATGGAAAAATACAGTGGCAATTACAAATATTATAGCCTTAATCCCTAA